From Miscanthus floridulus cultivar M001 chromosome 15, ASM1932011v1, whole genome shotgun sequence, the proteins below share one genomic window:
- the LOC136507120 gene encoding probable 6-phosphogluconolactonase 4, chloroplastic, translated as MGAGTTDSVDGVGGGVGSSSFSGGWRMARRFSSSSGRAGRWAWAGGAAGAGHLRRVEASGGERLLRWPAPPPSSSSSRGPGARGVAVAAGRGAARWWAAGRTGRPAALRWGARGSGGGLGPRPPESKQPRRQLGLPSNRLDSEKLIIFDAEEDLAASLAKYTAELSAKFAAERGAFTVVLSGGSLVKALRKLAEPPYLEAVDWSKWHVFWVDERVVPKDHADSNYKLASDEFLSKVPIPAD; from the exons ATGGGGGCGGGCACGACGGACAGCGTGGACGGGGTTGGCGGTGGCGTggggtcctcctccttctccggtgGCTGGCGGATGGCGCGgaggttctcctcctcctctgggcgggccggccggtgggcgtgggcgggcggcgcggccggggcggGGCACCTCCGGCGGGTTGAGGCGAGCGGCGGGGAGCGGCTCCTGCggtggcctgctcctcctccctcctcctctagcAGCCGGGGGCCAggggcgcgcggggtggcggtggcggccgggcgcggggcggcgcggtggtgggcgGCGGGGCGCACGGGGCGGCCGGCCGCGCTACGGTGGGGGGCGCGGGGCAGCGGCGGG GGTTTGGGACCTCGACCTCCTGAGAGCAAGCAACCGCGACGGCAgctagggttaccaagcaaccGCCTAGACAGCGAAAAACTCATCATATTCGACGCGGAGGAGGACCTCGCGGCGTCGCTGGCCAAGTACACGGCGGAGCTGTCGGCGAAGTTCGCGGCGGAGAGGGGCGCCTTCACCGTCGTGCTCTCCGGCGGCTCCCTCGTCAAGGCCCTCAG GAAACTAGCGGAGCCGCCGTACCTGGAGGCGGTGGATTGGAGTAAATGGCATGTGTTCTGGGTGGATGAGAGGGTGGTGCCCAAGGATCACGCGGATAGCAACTACAAGCTCGCCTCAGATGAGTTCCTCTCTAAG GTGCCGATTCCTGCTGACTAG